From Phocoena phocoena chromosome 16, mPhoPho1.1, whole genome shotgun sequence, a single genomic window includes:
- the DDX21 gene encoding nucleolar RNA helicase 2 isoform X1, which produces MPGKLLSEADLESDTAMAKVEMPRKRNEKKGKKEKPKSNKTEEAAEEKDETISPKAKKVKKKAGPFEADMSSPKSKKAKKKEEPSQDDIISPKTKSAKKSKEPREKTVVSPKTKKLIKNEEPSENDLGAPKSKKMKKEKEMNGEIGEKSPNLKNGFPHSGPDSDSKEAASEESNSELEQEITVEQKEGAFSNFPISEETIKLLKARGVTFLFPIQAKTFHHVYSGKDLIAQARTGTGKTFSFAIPLVEKLQGELQDRKRGRAPQVLVLTPTRELAGQVSRDFSDITKKLAVACFYGGTPYGGQIERMRNGIDILVGTPGRIKDHLQNGKLELTKLKHVVLDEVDQMLDMGFADQVEEILCVAYKKDSEDNPQTLLFSATCPHWVYNVAKKYMKSTYEQVDLIGKKTQKTAITVEHLAIKCHWTQRAAVIGDVIRVYSGYQGRTIIFCETKKEAQELSQNVSIRQDAQSLHGDIPQKQREITLKGFRNGDFGVLVATNVAARGLDIPEVDLVVQSSPPKDVESYIHRSGRTGRAGRTGICVCFYQHKEEYQLAQVEQKAGIKFKRIGVPSATEIIKASSKDAIRLLDSVPPTAIVHFKQSAERLIEEKGAVEALAAALAHISGATSVSQRSLINSDVGFVTMILQCSIEMPNISYAWKELKEQLGEDIDSKVKGMVFLKGKQGVCFDIPTASVTEVQEKWHDSRRWQLSVATEQPELEGPREGYRSFRGQREGNRNYRGQREGNRGLRGQRERNRSFRGQRSGGGNKSNRFQNKGQKRNFSKAFGQ; this is translated from the exons ATGCCGGGGAAACTTCTTAGTGAAGCGGATTTGGAGTCGGACACGGCCATGGCGAAAGTGGAGATGCCGCGAAAGCGAAATGAGAAG aaaggtaaaaaagagaagccaaaatCTAATAAGACTGAAGAGGCAGCAGAAGAAAAGGACGAAACGATTTCTCCCAAAGctaaaaaggttaaaaagaaagcAGGGCCTTTTGAGGCTGACATGAGTTCTCCTAAAtccaaaaaggcaaaaaagaaagaggagccaTCTCAAGATGACATTATTTCTCCTAAGACGAAAAGTGCGAAAAAATCAAAGGAGCCCCGTGAAAAGACAGTTGTTTCTCCTAAAACCAAAAAGCTAATAAAAAATGAGGAGCCTTCTGAGAATGACTTGGGTGCGCCTAAGTCcaagaagatgaagaaagaaaaagaaatgaatggagaAATTGGAGAGAAAAGCCCCAACCTGAAGAATGGATTCCCTCATTCTGGACCTGACTCCGACTCCAAGGAAGCTGCCAGTGAAGAAAGTAACAGTGAGTTAGAGCAG GAAATAACTGTGGAGCAAAAAGAAGGAGCTTTCTCTAATTTTCCCATATCTGAAGAAACTATTAAACTTCTCAAAG CCCGTGGGGTGACCTTCCTGTTTCCTATACAAGCAAAGACGTTTCACCACGTCTACAGTGGGAAGGACTTGATTGCACAGGCACGGACAGGAACTGGGAAGACATTCTCCTTTGCTATACCTTTGGTTGAGAAACTTCAGGGAGAACTGCAAGACCGGAAGAGAGGCCGTGCCCCTCAG gtACTGGTTCTTACACCCACAAGGGAGTTGGCAGGTCAAGTAAGCAGAGATTTCAGTGACATCACAAAAAAACTGGCAGTGGCTTGTTTTTATGGTGGAACTCCCTACGGAGGACAAA TTGAACGCATGCGGAATGGGATTGATATCCTGGTTGGGACACCAGGTCGTATCAAAGACCACCTGCAGAATGGCAAGCTAGAGCTCACCAAACTTAAGCATGTTGTCCTGGATGAAGTTGACCAGATGTTGGACATGGGCTTTGCTGATCAAGTGGAAGAGATTTTATGTGTGGCATACAAGAAAG ATTCAGAAGACAATCCCCAAACGTTGCTTTTTTCTGCAACTTGCCCTCATTGGGTTTACAATGTTGCTAAGAAATACATGAAATCTACATATGAACAAGTGGACCTGATTGGTAAAAAGACCCAGAAAACGGCAATAACTGTAGAG CATCTGGCTATCAAGTGCCACTGGACTCAAAGGGCAGCAGTTATTGGGGACGTGATCCGAGTGTACAGTGGTTATCAAGGGCGCACTATCATCTTCTGTGAAACCAAGAAAGAAGCCCAGGAGTTGTCACAGAATGTGTCCATAAGGCAG GATGCCCAGTCATTACACGGAGACATTCCACAGAAGCAAAGGGAAATCACCCTGAAGGGTTTTAGAAATGGTGATTTTGGAGTTTTGGTTGCAACCAATGTCGCTGCACGTGGGTTAGACATCCCCGAGGTTGATCTGGTTGTACAGAGTTCTCCACCAAAG GATGTGGAGTCCTACATTCATCGTTCTGGACGAACAGGTAGAGCTGGAAGGACTGGGATTTGCGTCTGCTTTTATCAGCATAAGGAAGAATATCAGTTAGCCCAAGTGGAGCAAAAAGCG GGAattaaatttaagagaataggTGTTCCTTCTGCAACAGAGATAATAAAAGCTTCTAGCAAAGATGCCATCAG GCTTTTGGATTCTGTGCCTCCCACTGCGATTGTTCACTTCAAGCAGTCAGCCGAGAGGCTGATCGAGGAGAAGGGAGCTGTGGAAGCCCTGGCAGCAGCCCTGGCCCATATTTCAGGTGCCACGTCAGTCAGCCAGCGCTCCTTGATCAACTCAGATGTG GGTTTTGTGACCATGATCTTGCAGTGCTCAATAGAAATGCCAAATATTAGTTATGCTTGGAAAGAACTTAAAGAGCAACTGGGTGAGGATATTGATTCCAAAGTGAAGGGAATGGTCTTTCTCAAAGGAAAGCAG GGTGTTTGCTTTGATATCCCTACTGCATCAGTAACAGAAGTACAG GAAAAATGGCATGATTCACGGCGCTGGCAGCTTTCTGTGGCCACAGAGCAACCAGAGCTAGAAGGACCACGGGAAGGATATCGAAGCTTCAGGGGACAGcgggaaggaaacagaaactacAGGGGACAGCGGGAAGGCAATCGAGGTCTCAGGGGACAGCGGGAAAGAAATAGAAGCTTCAGAGGACAGCGATCAGGAGGTGGCAACAAAAGTAACAGATTCCAAAACAAAGGCCAGAAGCGGAATTTTAGTAAAGCATTCGGACAGTAA
- the DDX21 gene encoding nucleolar RNA helicase 2 isoform X2, producing the protein MPGKLLSEADLESDTAMAKVEMPRKRNEKKGKKEKPKSNKTEEAAEEKDETISPKAKKVKKKAGPFEADMSSPKSKKAKKKEEPSQDDIISPKTKSAKKSKEPREKTVVSPKTKKLIKNEEPSENDLGAPKSKKMKKEKEMNGEIGEKSPNLKNGFPHSGPDSDSKEAASEESNSELEQEITVEQKEGAFSNFPISEETIKLLKARGVTFLFPIQAKTFHHVYSGKDLIAQARTGTGKTFSFAIPLVEKLQGELQDRKRGRAPQVLVLTPTRELAGQVSRDFSDITKKLAVACFYGGTPYGGQIERMRNGIDILVGTPGRIKDHLQNGKLELTKLKHVVLDEVDQMLDMGFADQVEEILCVAYKKDSEDNPQTLLFSATCPHWVYNVAKKYMKSTYEQVDLIGKKTQKTAITVEHLAIKCHWTQRAAVIGDVIRVYSGYQGRTIIFCETKKEAQELSQNVSIRQDVESYIHRSGRTGRAGRTGICVCFYQHKEEYQLAQVEQKAGIKFKRIGVPSATEIIKASSKDAIRLLDSVPPTAIVHFKQSAERLIEEKGAVEALAAALAHISGATSVSQRSLINSDVGFVTMILQCSIEMPNISYAWKELKEQLGEDIDSKVKGMVFLKGKQGVCFDIPTASVTEVQEKWHDSRRWQLSVATEQPELEGPREGYRSFRGQREGNRNYRGQREGNRGLRGQRERNRSFRGQRSGGGNKSNRFQNKGQKRNFSKAFGQ; encoded by the exons ATGCCGGGGAAACTTCTTAGTGAAGCGGATTTGGAGTCGGACACGGCCATGGCGAAAGTGGAGATGCCGCGAAAGCGAAATGAGAAG aaaggtaaaaaagagaagccaaaatCTAATAAGACTGAAGAGGCAGCAGAAGAAAAGGACGAAACGATTTCTCCCAAAGctaaaaaggttaaaaagaaagcAGGGCCTTTTGAGGCTGACATGAGTTCTCCTAAAtccaaaaaggcaaaaaagaaagaggagccaTCTCAAGATGACATTATTTCTCCTAAGACGAAAAGTGCGAAAAAATCAAAGGAGCCCCGTGAAAAGACAGTTGTTTCTCCTAAAACCAAAAAGCTAATAAAAAATGAGGAGCCTTCTGAGAATGACTTGGGTGCGCCTAAGTCcaagaagatgaagaaagaaaaagaaatgaatggagaAATTGGAGAGAAAAGCCCCAACCTGAAGAATGGATTCCCTCATTCTGGACCTGACTCCGACTCCAAGGAAGCTGCCAGTGAAGAAAGTAACAGTGAGTTAGAGCAG GAAATAACTGTGGAGCAAAAAGAAGGAGCTTTCTCTAATTTTCCCATATCTGAAGAAACTATTAAACTTCTCAAAG CCCGTGGGGTGACCTTCCTGTTTCCTATACAAGCAAAGACGTTTCACCACGTCTACAGTGGGAAGGACTTGATTGCACAGGCACGGACAGGAACTGGGAAGACATTCTCCTTTGCTATACCTTTGGTTGAGAAACTTCAGGGAGAACTGCAAGACCGGAAGAGAGGCCGTGCCCCTCAG gtACTGGTTCTTACACCCACAAGGGAGTTGGCAGGTCAAGTAAGCAGAGATTTCAGTGACATCACAAAAAAACTGGCAGTGGCTTGTTTTTATGGTGGAACTCCCTACGGAGGACAAA TTGAACGCATGCGGAATGGGATTGATATCCTGGTTGGGACACCAGGTCGTATCAAAGACCACCTGCAGAATGGCAAGCTAGAGCTCACCAAACTTAAGCATGTTGTCCTGGATGAAGTTGACCAGATGTTGGACATGGGCTTTGCTGATCAAGTGGAAGAGATTTTATGTGTGGCATACAAGAAAG ATTCAGAAGACAATCCCCAAACGTTGCTTTTTTCTGCAACTTGCCCTCATTGGGTTTACAATGTTGCTAAGAAATACATGAAATCTACATATGAACAAGTGGACCTGATTGGTAAAAAGACCCAGAAAACGGCAATAACTGTAGAG CATCTGGCTATCAAGTGCCACTGGACTCAAAGGGCAGCAGTTATTGGGGACGTGATCCGAGTGTACAGTGGTTATCAAGGGCGCACTATCATCTTCTGTGAAACCAAGAAAGAAGCCCAGGAGTTGTCACAGAATGTGTCCATAAGGCAG GATGTGGAGTCCTACATTCATCGTTCTGGACGAACAGGTAGAGCTGGAAGGACTGGGATTTGCGTCTGCTTTTATCAGCATAAGGAAGAATATCAGTTAGCCCAAGTGGAGCAAAAAGCG GGAattaaatttaagagaataggTGTTCCTTCTGCAACAGAGATAATAAAAGCTTCTAGCAAAGATGCCATCAG GCTTTTGGATTCTGTGCCTCCCACTGCGATTGTTCACTTCAAGCAGTCAGCCGAGAGGCTGATCGAGGAGAAGGGAGCTGTGGAAGCCCTGGCAGCAGCCCTGGCCCATATTTCAGGTGCCACGTCAGTCAGCCAGCGCTCCTTGATCAACTCAGATGTG GGTTTTGTGACCATGATCTTGCAGTGCTCAATAGAAATGCCAAATATTAGTTATGCTTGGAAAGAACTTAAAGAGCAACTGGGTGAGGATATTGATTCCAAAGTGAAGGGAATGGTCTTTCTCAAAGGAAAGCAG GGTGTTTGCTTTGATATCCCTACTGCATCAGTAACAGAAGTACAG GAAAAATGGCATGATTCACGGCGCTGGCAGCTTTCTGTGGCCACAGAGCAACCAGAGCTAGAAGGACCACGGGAAGGATATCGAAGCTTCAGGGGACAGcgggaaggaaacagaaactacAGGGGACAGCGGGAAGGCAATCGAGGTCTCAGGGGACAGCGGGAAAGAAATAGAAGCTTCAGAGGACAGCGATCAGGAGGTGGCAACAAAAGTAACAGATTCCAAAACAAAGGCCAGAAGCGGAATTTTAGTAAAGCATTCGGACAGTAA